The sequence ATTCCACTCCTTCATAAGGCATTAgcttgaagggggaaaaaaaggaaggttgTATCACTTTTTCCTTTGGAGGTGAATGATGAGCTTCTTACATCAAAATTaatctttatataaaaacaaattgatCCTTGCAAACATAATTTCAGAAAGGAAAAGTAATTGCTGCTACAAATATCACATGAAAATCACAGTCATAGGTGACATAACACTGATACTTGTCAGTGGGATAATCAAACCACATTTTCAATGCCATGTTTCTAGGTATCTACCTTTCATTTTGCCAGCTGTTGGGACCCATAGGTTTGCTGAAGATCTGCAGGATTCCTAGTCACATGACCATATTCCTCTCTGAAATAAGAATTGGTGAGTAAGTTTATTGAAGATCTATAGGTTAAAACCAACATTAGGTATATGTAACCAATACTCTAAATATGAGATACCTTCAGAAAGCATCTTTCTGTCTCCCTCTACCCCTATATATTTGGTGGATGAATTTTTCGCTGTTTAGGATAAAAACAACAGGTCATATCAGGACTCCTGAACATTCTCAGGCAATAGAAAGCCCCATAGTCACTTGAAATTGTTTTTGGTGCATCTAATCCCATGTCATAATCAAAACTTAAGATTTGGTTTAAAGTTAAGTTGTATCTTTTCCCCGACTGAGAAGCCATGTGGGggtgggaagctgaggaaggggaGGGTCTTCTCCTTTTTCCTGGCAGCTTCTGATCCTTCTAGGGTTGCtaatgggagaaagaaaaagtggaGAGGGGTGAGAATGTTCTTACTTCAGTGGTGGAGTTGTATACTGGCCTAATTTCTGGACCTGATAAACAGTTAAAGCAGACCACACTTGGTACAGGCTGTGTAGGTTGGTTATTGGGAGACTGTACCGATTACTGGCGATGTCTTGCCTGCAGTTCCCTGATTCGGGCAAATGGGCTCTCCATTCAAGCAGACCCCTCAGCCCCTAGGAACCCAGTGTTTCCCTCTGGGTCTCCCcttctgaggcctgcctgcaacGAAGTCACCCTCATACCAGTTCCCTCTCACATTTCGTTCATATTTGGTCcacgaggacacacacacacacacacacacacactctctctctctctctctctctctctttctctcacatccCTGGGACAAACTCAGAGAAACAGCATCAGCTGCCTTCACTGTACAGCCAAAGCTGCTTGCTAAActgtctcttgcctgatttcccagGAGAGTTAGACCACTATGTTCTTCTTACCCAAGGACATACATTCGCTTTCCAGTGAGTCCAACTTATGCCCCTCCCTCTTGATATGAAGTGACTCGCAACCTTTCTACTTTGGTAGAAAATAAGTGAGAAGACATCTTATTCTTAAAAAACTCCTCCAAAGATTCTCTATCCCAGGTCTATAATAATCTTCCATGTGATCTAGTATTTCCTTGAAATgtagcatctattgtttcttagTGCCTTAGCAAATACTTTAGTTTGAGCATCCTATATCATGGGATTCTTGTTTGAAATTCTAGTGTCAGAAATTTCTTGCTGAAATACTGTTTCACCTTTAGCCTCTGCACTTCCTGCACACTATAACCACATGGTTATACTCAGGTAAGAAGTGCTCCAAGAGAACAAACGTCTCCAGGCTTTCTGGCCAGCCATGCTTTTTGAAGGGAACCAATGGATTTTCTCCATCTTAGTTGAGCAGACACTGAAAGAAACTCTTGGAGCCTTTCCAACTGGTGGTCTAGGAGAAGGATCAGCAACCTAGGACCTAGGGGCTACACAATTCTCACCCTGCCTGGAGAACGCAGGAATGAACACAGGACACCCAGACACACAAGTGGAGGACCTTGTCTGTGGCATCCCTGGTTGTATTGAGAGTGGGATTGTCCTGCAGGACTACTAGAAGGGACTGTTGAGCTCAGCAGGCTTAAGGACAGGAAGAAGGACTCCAACAGGCTGGGATAGGGAGGCCAGACACCCCTGAGTAGTCAGGAGTCAGAAGGACTGACTATGGATAAAGGCAGGAAGCATGGGAGGCTACTGATGCTGGGCCAAAAGCACATTAGCTAAAGCCTTCACAATATGGATCTCAATCTACCTTGCCAGTCTCATCTCCTTCACTCTCCTCGCCTTTACTCTAGCCACACAAAGCCACCTAGCATTTCCTGAATATGCTGTGTCCTTCCACACCCTCATATTTTACATACACTGTTCCCTTATAGAACACCCTCCTCACTACCAATCCCCATCCATtgcttctattcagccatcaaGACCTAGCTTAAGTTTAATTTTCTGTGAATCATTCCTGCTACTTTTCCCACCTGGTACCATTTGATACATGTCAGTTCCAGCCCTCATTGCACTATGCTGTGCTTTATTCACTTGTCTCTCCTTGCTCCTTAACAGATAGTGAGTATCTCAAAGACAAGGACTAtgatttattcatttctgtaCTCCCATCACCTACTACTGTGCTTCAGTGCTGTAAGGACTTGTATTCATTCTCTACTGTtatgtaacaaattatcataCATTTAGCAGTTTtaaacaatacatatttattgtctttcagTTTCTGTAAACCAGAAGTCTAGGCTTGGTGTGGCTGGACTCTTGGATTAGAGTCTCACTGagctgaaatcaagatgttggtcaaggctgcagttctCATCTGTCATTGTGGATCCTCTTCTAAGTTTACTGAttattggcagaattcatttccttgaagCTATAGGACTGATGTCCTCATCTTCCTGCTAGTTTTTGGCCGAGAATTACTCAGTTCCCAGAGGCTACCCAGTTTCTCGCCATGTGGTTCCACTAGGCAATTCACATGATGCTTGCTTTCTTCCAGGCTTGCTAAAGCACATCTCTCTACTTTCCTCTTTATAACTAACCAGAGAGAATTCTCTGCTTTTAAAGGGCTCACCCAGTTACGTCAGGCCCAGCCAGGATAAtttcccttttgccatataatgtaacataatcacAGCAGTGATATTTCCACCCACACTCAAAGAGACAGGGAATTATCCAAGAGTGGGGATCACTGGGGTCATCCTAGAATTCTGCCCACCCCAGGTTTCAATATTTATGTCAAATAAATGTTCCAgaaatttgtaaattataaacACTGCTATTCAATTGCtaagattttgttcttttcttttcttttttaagagacacagtctcactatattgctcaggctggactcaaacttctgggctcttctgccacagcctctcaagtggctgggactgcaggcatgtaccactgtaCTCAGCTTAAAAGGCTTTTTAAGTTGCTTCCAGATTTGTGTTGGATCCAAAATGGTTGCGGATGCTGTATATGAGATAACAGGAGCCCCCTGCAATGAGTCCAGAGAGTACTGGAAATCTGGGGCTGTGGGGCAGGACCTGGCCTGCCAActgactggctgtgtgaccttgggttaaGTCGCTGATATTCTCTGAATTTCAGATTtctcctcatatataaaatgggagAGTGGGACTAGACAATGTCTAAGGTCAGCTAGCTCTAATATTCTATACTAAGACTGAATCATCCTGATCAAATTAAAATCTAGTGACTCACAATATCCAAATTCAttcaaatagtttaaaaaataatttcattatacATGGAATTGCAGTGGTAAGATTTTAAGAGGAAAGGCAGTTTTGTTTTCAAGTGAATCCATTTCTACACTGGCTTAATCTGACTAAACATAAACAACGGTATGCAAATACATTTCTAACACTTTACATAGAATGGCAAAGAGTATTTTATCTTTAGATGACATATTTAGgagtgattttttccaagatattaaaatctgatttaaaaaaaacctacTGTCTTAAAATAAGTTGAATTAACTCAATTGATGGTAACTGAATAACTATGAAAGGCAGTCCTCAAATACTAAAAATCAATTCAATGACTGTGTAGAGAATGTTgagatttttatatacattttaggggtttaagtttttcttttgtttttctcaaatgATGCCTCTTTGGCTAGGATAATAATTCTCTTCTACTCAACAAAAATGAACTCTAATTTTAAACAGGTATTATTAAATACCACTGAATAGGCTTCATGCAGATGTATTCCTTAAAACATCCCTTTATTGACCGTGCACAGTTATTAACAATTCGCATTTCACTTTATCTACTGAGTGGAAgagcatttattctttcattaaaaagttaAGCCCTCCGGGGCAGCAGCAGGAATGCAGAACCTTCTTCCTATAAACGGCATTGCCCAGTGAATGTGAAGTGCTTCTCTATTAATACAAAAAGGATAAATAAGACAAATGgacttctccctccctccatcatcTCCTCCCTGCCAATATGctcttcttattttataaaatgccatTAAGTAAACAGTTCCCACACTGATACTTCCATCAACCAAAAGGGGAATGTCAACATTTATTTGGCACCACTGAATTCAGAACATCCTTAGGGCTCTGTACAAGCAACAAAATGAGTATCAGGCCATGGTCATTTCCTTAGGAAGATGCTTTTGGGAAGAGAGGGTGGAAAATCATGAGGGCATTAGTCAGCCTCCAGTACTTTGCTGCTCAAGCTTCAGGAGCTGTTTTTCAAGTTTTGAGGTGTTTACTCGATGCATCATCAGAAACTGGCCATTCAAGTGAAAGACAGGAATGTCAAATTTATACCTTTCATACCAGACAGAGTTTTCCGGAAGTGTGATGTTCACCTCCTGTAAAATGAACTGAAACAGATACAGACCAAAGCTTTGTATTTTAGACCATGGGGTGATGTAACAACTGCAGTGATAAACTGATCCCCAGACCATTTCTAATGCCATTTTCCTTATAGTTGTTTGTTTGGTTTAGGTTCACAGTGATCTAACGTCCCTGATTTCCAAAACTTGACTGGTTTCATTATATTCTCTACTTCCTGATCTTGCTGCTTTTCTGTTACCCTTGTTACATTCAGCATCAGGACAGTACTCAGTTCCACTGAAATAAAACATGTCCCAGTTGGGAGGCTGACTGAGAATCAGGACAGAAATGTTTCGGTTATAGGAACTGGAAAGGTGTGATGGTGTGTTACATGAAAACACATCGGTGCAAACTGCAAAACAAGATAAAAGGAATGGggcaaaagtttaaagaaaacacGAATACTGCACCTGCTAGTTAACTTTGACTCATTAAGAGCCAGAGTAAGAAAACCAGTACTGCTCAGGGAAAAACACTTAAGTGTAATGAATTTTATGGTAATAAGCACTAAACTATCTCTctgaagaatagaaagaaaatttaaatgaaaaatcattTAATCTCTTTTCCTAAAGGAAGGATCCAGGCAGATACTTTATACCACATCTAATATGCATTCCATATACATAAAAGCCACACTGTATTATATTACCCTGTTTTTATAAGGCTTGAGTACTTCCTTGGCTTCATCACAAAGGGGGCATGGGTcctacaggaagaaaaaaaaaaaaaaaacaagcgaTTAAACCCAAAGAATGGCATTTGcccttacaaaaacaaaacaaaacaaaaaacccataagAGGGAGATTATActtattttaaagaatagtttTCTACCACGTTAGTTACACTGTTTTTCCAAAGTAAAACACTACCATAGAATCTTATAAATAACTAATATTTCATAGGCTCTCtgcatttttttggttgttttgttctgatttttctccaAAAATCAAGCCATCTatctatgtgtatgtataataCATACACATAGATGTTTCTCTTTTCCACTGATCTAAGGGCTTTGTCCTTCCTAGGTCAGGTGCACCCTTACGGCCTCATACAGTTGGCCTGGCTGACACCACAAGGatggcttaaagtctgttctgACTGAAAAGCACTGAGCCTTGCCAGCCTGTTTTTCCTAATCAGTCCACAGGAAGAAACCCATTAGGATGGAGTTAGATAGTAATTGcctcatctttaaaaagtaaaacaaatctcTATTCGCTTCAGATGATTATTGCACCGCCTGTTTTCTCATTACAAGTGTCAACAATAGGTTTCCTGGACAAATTCTCCACCTGAAGAGCAAACAACTTTTAGTGTCCATTGTTTGCACTCATAAACCATCTAGCGGAGAAGTCTGTTGAGAATACTATGGATCATcggcagattttatttttatgttttatttttttcccactttctcctatatgttttattatacttttattatatatattatatattatacttttttactataagttctagggtacatgtgcacaacgtgcagttttgttacatatgtatacatgtgccatgttggtgtgctgcacccatcaactcatcatttacattaggtatttctcctaatgctgtccctccccactccccccaccccatgacaggccccggtgtgtgatgttccaagccctgtgtccaagtgttctcattgttcaattcccacctatgagtgagaacatgccatgtttggttttctgtccatgCGACAGTTTGCTccaaatgatgttttccagcttcatccatgtccctacaaaggacatgaactcatcctttttttttttttttttttggagacggagtctcgctctgtcacccaggctggagtgcagtggcgcagtctcggctcactgcaagctccgcctcccgggttcacgccattctcctgtctcagcctctccgagtagctgggactacaggcgcccgccaccacgcccggctaattttttttttgtatttttagtagagacggggtttcaccgtggtctcgatctcctgaccttgtgatccgcccgcctcggcctcccaaagtgctgggattacaagcgtgagccaccgcgcccggccgaactcatccttttttatagctgcatagtattccatggtgtatatgtgccatattttcttaatccagtctatcattgatggacatttgggttggttccaagtctttgctattgtgaacagtgctgcaataaacatacctgtacatgtgtctttatagtagcatgatttataatcctttgattTATAATTGGCTTATCATGTTATTATTAACATTAGCAATATATAGATTATGGGTACTTTGTAATGTTTTAAGATAATCATCCAAAAATTTTCAGAGAAGGTTTCAAAAAGTCAACACAGGATCCTAAAAGCAAAAAAACCCAAGAACATGCTAAATTACAGAAGTACCAAATGTgataaaattttgcttttatattaagAACTTTAGAAGAATCTAGATtgggttttttgctttgttttgttttttagacctGGGGTCCACAGAAGTCTATGCAAATTATACCcgaaaatatgtgtatatatttttatatatagccagtaataggatcactgggtcaaatggtatttctagttctagatccttgaggaattgccacactgttttccacaatggttgcactagtttacactcccaccaacagtgtgaaagtgttcctgtttctccacatcctctccagcacctgttgtttcctgcctttttaatgatcaccattctaactggtgtgagatggtatctcattgtggttttggtttgcatttctctgatgaccagtgatgatgagcattttttcatgtgtgtgttggctgcataaacgtcttcttttgaaaagtgtctgttcatattctttgtccactttttgatggggttgtttggttttttcttgtaaatttgtttaagttctttgtagattctggatattagccttttgtcagatgggtagattgcaaaaattttctcccattcagtaggttgcctgttcactctgatggtagtttcctttgctgtgcagaagctttttagtttaattagatccagtttgcctattttggcttttgttgccattgcttttggtgttttagtcatgaagtccttgcccatgcctatgtcctgaatggtattgcttaggttttcttctagggtttttatggttttaggtctaacatttaagtctttaatccatcttgaattaatttttgtataaggtgtaaggaagggatccagtttcagctttctacatatggctagccagtgttcccagcaccatttattaaataggaaatactttccccattgcttgtttttgtaaggtttgtcaaagatcagatggttgtagatgtgtagtgttatttctgagggctctgttctgttccatttgtctatatctctgttttggtaccagtaccatgctgttttggttactgtaggcttggaggaagaatcaatatcatgaaaatggccatactgcccaaggtaatttatagattcaatgccatccccatcaagctaccaatgaccttctttacagaattggaaaaaactacgttaaagttcatatggaaccaaaaaagagcccgcattgccaagacaatcctaagcaaaaagaacaaagctggagacatcacgctacctgatttcaaactatattacaaggctacatcGGCAGATTTTAAAGGCTTCTCAGCCCTTGACTGAACAGAGACCTGCTATAGGTTCTCTTGGATGAGCTCAAAACAGACCCCAAATTACTTATGCTTATATAAAACCTTCTTTTTAACATGACAGGAAGAGATAAACTATTATGTAAAAGAGAGGCCTTTCCTCCAGCTTAACTCACAGCTTGTTTTGAAATAAGAATCAGACCATTAAAGGGTCTTTCTGGCCCTAATCTCCTAGAACAGAGAATTGGCTTATCATGTTATTATTAGCATTAGCAATACATAGATTATGGATAGTTTGTAATGTTTTAAGATAATCATCCTAAAATTTTCAGAGAAGGTTTCAAAAAGTCAACACAGGatcttaaaagcaaaaaaacccaAGAACATGCTAAATTACAGAAGTACCAAATGTgataaaattttgcttttatattaagAACTTTAGAAGAATCTAGATtgggttttttgctttgttttgttttt comes from Symphalangus syndactylus isolate Jambi chromosome 11, NHGRI_mSymSyn1-v2.1_pri, whole genome shotgun sequence and encodes:
- the C11H5orf63 gene encoding glutaredoxin-like protein C5orf63 homolog isoform X1, whose product is MLWFQGNSMQLARSSFGLFLRNCSASKTTLPVLTLFTKDPCPLCDEAKEVLKPYKNRFILQEVNITLPENSVWYERYKFDIPVFHLNGQFLMMHRVNTSKLEKQLLKLEQQSTGG
- the C11H5orf63 gene encoding glutaredoxin-like protein C5orf63 homolog isoform X3, with the protein product MLWFQGNSMQLARSSFGLFLRNCSASKTTLPVLTLFTKDPCPLCDEAKEVLKPYKNRRSTSHSLGNAVYRKKVLHSCCCPGGLNFLMKE
- the C11H5orf63 gene encoding glutaredoxin-like protein C5orf63 homolog isoform X2 is translated as MLWFQGNSMQLARSSFGLFLRNCSASKTTLPVLTLFTKDPCPLCDEAKEVLKPYKNRFILQEVNITLPENSVWYEREALHIHWAMPFIGRRFCIPAAAPEGLTF